One window of Burkholderia cepacia GG4 genomic DNA carries:
- a CDS encoding DUF2182 domain-containing protein produces MIPVDEFLGRERVVTLLGMTVLVGACWVYLWTGAGTGMSALQMTAVALFPHRLADDLGAMDPSLATVILMWWVMMIAMMTPGAAPLVLLYRRVLRHHDADGSGSALMSTFLLAGYLSAWLAFSVGAAVLQRLLQPAGLISGMMLWSKSAALSATVLALAGVYQFSPLKHACLRQCRSPVRFLATYWRPGVAGSFLLGVRHGAYCVGCCWLLMALLFVGGVMNVVWIVALSLFVLVEKVLPGGERVGRALGVVLIAWAVATLLV; encoded by the coding sequence ATGATTCCGGTCGACGAATTCCTCGGACGGGAGCGCGTCGTCACGCTGCTCGGCATGACCGTGCTCGTCGGCGCGTGCTGGGTCTACCTGTGGACTGGGGCGGGCACCGGCATGTCGGCGCTGCAGATGACGGCGGTCGCGCTGTTCCCGCACCGGCTGGCCGACGACCTCGGCGCCATGGATCCGTCGCTCGCTACCGTGATCCTGATGTGGTGGGTGATGATGATCGCGATGATGACGCCCGGCGCGGCGCCGCTCGTGCTGCTGTACCGGCGCGTGCTGCGGCATCACGATGCGGACGGTTCCGGCTCGGCGTTGATGTCGACGTTCCTGCTGGCCGGCTACCTGAGCGCGTGGCTCGCGTTCTCGGTCGGCGCGGCCGTGCTCCAGCGGCTGCTGCAGCCCGCCGGCCTGATCTCCGGGATGATGCTGTGGTCGAAGAGCGCCGCGCTTTCCGCGACCGTCCTCGCGCTGGCGGGCGTCTATCAGTTCTCGCCGCTGAAGCACGCTTGCCTGCGGCAATGCCGGTCGCCGGTTCGTTTTCTCGCCACGTACTGGCGACCGGGCGTCGCGGGCAGCTTCCTGCTCGGGGTGCGGCACGGTGCGTATTGCGTGGGCTGTTGCTGGCTGCTGATGGCGCTGCTGTTCGTCGGCGGCGTGATGAATGTCGTGTGGATCGTCGCGTTGTCGCTGTTCGTGCTCGTCGAGAAAGTGCTGCCCGGCGGCGAGCGCGTCGGCCGCGCGCTGGGCGTCGTGCTGATCGCGTGGGCCGTTGCGACGTTGCTGGTTTAG